A stretch of the Verrucomicrobiota bacterium genome encodes the following:
- the deoC gene encoding deoxyribose-phosphate aldolase produces the protein MKYTYEQLAKMIDHSLLHPTMTDADLECGCRLAAKYGVASVCIKPYAVKRAVELLQGSGVYVGCVIGFPHGNSATESKRYETQLACQDGAVEIDMVVNLGKALSGDWEYVERDIRAVCEEAHQHGARVKVIFENDYLANGGAGLGSDAFKIKLCQISERAGADWVKTSTGYGFVKGADGKYSYQGATEHDLKLMRANCSAKVQVKAAGGVRDLDGLILVRDLGGTRCGATATAAMLEDYKQRANAEAAGSSAAPAKPALGKGGY, from the coding sequence ATGAAATACACCTACGAACAGCTCGCCAAGATGATTGACCACTCGCTGCTGCACCCCACGATGACGGATGCGGACCTGGAGTGCGGCTGCCGGCTGGCGGCGAAGTACGGCGTCGCTTCCGTCTGCATCAAACCGTACGCCGTCAAGCGCGCCGTCGAACTGCTCCAGGGCAGCGGCGTGTACGTCGGCTGCGTCATCGGCTTTCCGCACGGCAACAGCGCCACCGAATCCAAACGCTACGAAACCCAGCTCGCCTGTCAGGACGGCGCGGTGGAGATTGACATGGTCGTCAACCTCGGCAAGGCCCTGAGCGGCGATTGGGAATACGTCGAGCGCGACATCCGCGCCGTCTGCGAGGAGGCGCACCAACACGGCGCGCGCGTGAAAGTCATCTTTGAAAACGATTACCTGGCCAACGGCGGCGCGGGCCTGGGCAGCGACGCCTTTAAAATCAAACTCTGCCAGATCAGCGAGCGCGCCGGGGCCGATTGGGTGAAGACCTCCACGGGCTACGGCTTCGTCAAAGGCGCGGACGGCAAATACAGCTACCAGGGGGCCACCGAGCACGATTTGAAGCTGATGCGCGCCAACTGCTCAGCCAAAGTGCAGGTGAAAGCCGCCGGCGGCGTGCGCGACCTGGATGGCCTGATCCTCGTGCGCGACCTCGGCGGCACCCGCTGCGGCGCGACCGCCACCGCCGCGATGCTCGAAGATTACAAACAGCGCGCGAACGCCGAAGCCGCCGGATCCTCGGCTGCCCCGGCAAAACCGGCGTTGGGCAAGGGCGGATATTGA
- a CDS encoding DUF2007 domain-containing protein has protein sequence MKMIYTAPSVVPCDMIKGMLESNGIPSMFKNEQGSSNVGVGWPMPGFPSVAWAWPELWVNDEDCDAALALVKAAEPPPAENEEPPRLPSVPEAFQ, from the coding sequence ATGAAAATGATCTATACTGCTCCCAGTGTCGTGCCTTGCGACATGATCAAAGGCATGTTGGAATCCAATGGCATTCCTTCCATGTTCAAGAATGAGCAGGGCTCCTCGAACGTCGGGGTGGGCTGGCCCATGCCCGGGTTCCCCTCCGTCGCCTGGGCCTGGCCGGAGCTGTGGGTGAATGACGAGGATTGCGACGCAGCCCTGGCCTTGGTGAAGGCCGCCGAACCGCCTCCGGCGGAGAACGAAGAACCGCCGCGCCTGCCCAGTGTCCCCGAGGCGTTTCAATAA